One window of the Rhodococcus sovatensis genome contains the following:
- a CDS encoding LacI family DNA-binding transcriptional regulator: MGTRPTMADVAAAAGVSVMSVSYTYNQPARVSEATRGKVRDAAALLGYAGPNPAAQGLRSGKSNNLGVVLTEKLTYSFENAQARAFLSGVAEACLDTNSGLVLLPNSRMGTDLDRIRDAHVDGFVLWTTVVDDPMLGVVVGTGKPICIQGGPVFPGTQLIGIDDVVAAHAVGAVGIEGAKHPAVISFPRDRDRQTHIVFGPDPDDATFPVTAARLTGYRQAVVDAGVDWADIPVAFVPVNSRDEGRRAAEELITRGYDAILCTSDDLALGVLDVGADVRVTGWDDSEAAQEAGLTTVAQSLFDQGRDAARWVLGTRPDIADAPWSLKVRRSAQRHT, encoded by the coding sequence ATGGGAACCCGCCCGACCATGGCAGACGTCGCCGCCGCCGCAGGCGTCTCCGTCATGAGCGTCTCGTACACCTACAACCAACCGGCCAGGGTGTCCGAGGCGACGAGGGGCAAGGTCCGCGACGCCGCAGCCCTACTCGGGTACGCCGGCCCGAACCCGGCAGCACAGGGTCTGCGCAGTGGAAAGAGCAACAATCTGGGCGTCGTACTCACCGAGAAACTCACCTACTCGTTCGAGAATGCACAGGCGCGAGCCTTCCTGTCCGGTGTCGCGGAGGCCTGCCTCGACACCAACTCCGGACTCGTACTGCTCCCCAACTCGAGGATGGGGACCGATCTGGACCGGATACGAGATGCCCACGTCGACGGTTTCGTGCTGTGGACGACCGTCGTCGACGACCCCATGCTCGGCGTGGTGGTCGGTACCGGAAAACCCATCTGCATTCAGGGCGGGCCGGTCTTTCCCGGGACCCAACTGATCGGGATCGACGACGTCGTCGCTGCACACGCGGTCGGAGCAGTAGGAATCGAAGGTGCGAAACATCCTGCGGTGATCAGCTTTCCACGTGATCGGGATCGCCAGACCCACATCGTCTTCGGTCCCGACCCCGACGACGCCACCTTCCCGGTCACCGCCGCGCGCCTGACCGGATACCGACAAGCCGTCGTCGACGCCGGTGTCGACTGGGCCGACATTCCCGTCGCGTTCGTTCCCGTCAACTCACGCGACGAGGGTCGTCGAGCGGCCGAGGAACTGATCACACGCGGGTACGACGCGATCCTGTGCACCAGTGACGATCTCGCCCTCGGTGTGCTGGATGTCGGGGCCGATGTCAGGGTCACCGGCTGGGACGACTCCGAGGCAGCACAAGAGGCAGGGCTCACCACCGTCGCACAGTCCTTGTTCGACCAGGGCCGAGACGCCGCCCGCTGGGTGCTCGGAACACGGCCGGACATCGCGGACGCTCCCTGGTCACTGAAGGTCCGGCGTTCGGCCCAACGACACACGTAG
- a CDS encoding EAL domain-containing protein has protein sequence MSTVPSAPRRISVNPFACSYSDLDSMTDPLLMVDGAFTVTYANPAAMSLLAAPADRVVGHCMDAWFTGTSWTEFTTACAAADAAVFEDFSYSLQKWLQYSTVRGASGYAIWTSDITAERLGTTRTEWTDELAQNMLDAVPAGTVVLDLTGTIVLVNRVWTRFWADGPAGKSFSPGSNYFDLCHRAAAQGNESAAAILDGLNGVVSGDQRVFSMNYKSGAFHFRLRAIRLADGAGLYLTHEDVAELHTDDVAPGRDPLTGLPNREEIESLLARELAVRAPDNEVSVLLVDIDGFREVNDALGPTSGDELLQLVAARIKASTRPTDTLGRLTGDEFVVIARGCQPIAARAMAAGFSSVLDPSFEIGDRHLTITASVGVATSNQSTVDSMQLVHDATTAMHAAKSLGRSSHQVFSPELRDSNRNRLELVERLRGVAMAEHELEMLYQPIVELSTRIVVGAEALIRWNHPELGLLMPDSFIGLAEDADLIIPLSNWILTQVGRTLAAWQYKDFNVQVGVNVSPLHFAAGTLATDVNSIVDSLGIEPGRLVLELAESKSLHDVDAVYYQLMDVRRHGSLVAIDDFGSGFSSLERLATLPVDILKIDKSLTQHLDSKDLQRRRAMTALCKAVVEVTHDLGKDTVAEGIETIDQLESCVDMGVTFGQGHLLGLPMTATQFETILLQNGAHSASA, from the coding sequence GTGAGCACAGTGCCGTCAGCGCCCCGTCGTATCTCGGTGAATCCGTTCGCATGCTCCTACAGCGATCTGGATTCGATGACGGATCCCCTGTTGATGGTCGACGGCGCATTCACTGTCACCTACGCCAACCCCGCAGCGATGTCGTTGCTCGCCGCGCCTGCCGATCGAGTCGTCGGTCACTGCATGGATGCGTGGTTCACGGGAACCTCGTGGACCGAGTTCACGACTGCCTGCGCCGCCGCCGACGCTGCTGTCTTCGAAGACTTCTCGTACAGCCTGCAGAAATGGCTGCAGTACAGCACGGTGCGCGGAGCCAGCGGCTATGCGATCTGGACCTCCGACATCACCGCCGAGCGGCTCGGAACCACCCGCACCGAATGGACCGACGAGCTCGCACAGAACATGCTGGATGCAGTGCCCGCCGGCACTGTCGTACTCGACCTCACCGGCACGATCGTGCTGGTCAATCGGGTGTGGACAAGGTTCTGGGCCGACGGACCGGCAGGCAAGTCCTTCAGTCCCGGCAGCAACTACTTCGACCTGTGCCACCGTGCGGCCGCGCAGGGCAACGAGTCCGCTGCTGCGATTTTGGACGGTCTGAACGGCGTCGTCTCCGGCGATCAGCGAGTCTTCTCGATGAACTACAAGTCAGGCGCATTCCACTTTCGACTACGCGCAATCAGACTCGCCGACGGAGCCGGCCTATATCTGACTCACGAGGACGTCGCCGAACTCCACACCGACGACGTAGCCCCCGGTCGGGACCCATTGACCGGACTCCCGAACCGGGAAGAGATCGAATCCCTGCTTGCTCGCGAACTCGCCGTGCGGGCACCGGACAACGAAGTCAGCGTTCTACTCGTCGACATCGACGGATTCCGTGAAGTCAACGACGCGCTCGGCCCGACGTCCGGCGATGAACTCCTACAGTTGGTCGCCGCTCGCATCAAAGCCTCGACCCGACCCACCGACACATTGGGCAGGCTGACAGGCGACGAGTTCGTCGTCATTGCCCGAGGCTGTCAACCGATTGCCGCACGCGCCATGGCGGCAGGTTTCTCCAGTGTCCTCGATCCCTCGTTCGAAATCGGCGACCGACACCTCACCATCACTGCCAGCGTCGGCGTCGCCACCTCGAACCAGAGCACGGTCGACTCCATGCAACTCGTTCACGACGCGACCACAGCAATGCACGCCGCCAAATCGCTGGGCCGCAGCAGCCATCAAGTGTTCTCACCAGAACTGCGCGACAGCAACCGAAATCGGCTGGAGCTGGTGGAGCGACTGCGCGGCGTCGCGATGGCCGAACACGAGCTCGAAATGCTCTACCAGCCGATCGTCGAGCTGTCTACGAGAATTGTCGTCGGAGCCGAAGCCCTCATCCGCTGGAACCATCCCGAACTCGGGTTGCTCATGCCGGACAGCTTCATCGGCCTCGCCGAGGACGCGGATCTCATCATCCCGCTCAGCAACTGGATCCTCACCCAGGTCGGACGGACCTTGGCTGCCTGGCAGTACAAAGACTTCAACGTGCAAGTCGGCGTCAACGTCAGCCCACTGCACTTCGCCGCGGGTACCCTCGCGACGGACGTCAACAGCATCGTCGACTCGCTCGGCATCGAACCAGGACGACTCGTCCTCGAGTTGGCCGAATCGAAATCCCTGCACGACGTCGACGCCGTCTACTACCAACTCATGGACGTTCGACGACACGGATCACTCGTCGCGATCGACGACTTCGGTTCCGGATTCTCCTCCCTCGAACGCCTCGCCACACTGCCCGTCGACATTCTGAAGATCGACAAATCACTGACCCAGCATCTCGACAGCAAAGACCTTCAACGTCGTCGCGCGATGACCGCCCTGTGCAAGGCAGTCGTCGAAGTGACCCACGATCTCGGAAAGGACACCGTCGCCGAAGGCATCGAGACTATCGACCAACTCGAGTCCTGCGTCGACATGGGCGTCACATTCGGGCAAGGTCATCTGCTGGGGCTTCCCATGACCGCCACACAATTCGAAACGATCCTTCTCCAGAACGGCGCCCACAGCGCATCCGCATAA
- a CDS encoding TIGR03668 family PPOX class F420-dependent oxidoreductase — MKIDDEIERFSAAPRALLSTINPDGTPHLVPIVFARTGDTLVTAIDWKPKSTRKLQRLENIRADPAVSMIVDNYEDDWDKLWWVRASGSARVIEADTDAGTAAIDALVAKYGQYASARPDGPVIVVAGLTWRSWRAS, encoded by the coding sequence GTGAAGATCGACGACGAAATCGAGCGCTTTTCTGCTGCTCCCCGCGCACTCCTGTCCACGATCAACCCAGACGGCACCCCACACCTGGTACCCATCGTTTTCGCACGAACCGGCGATACGCTCGTCACCGCGATCGATTGGAAACCGAAATCCACCCGCAAACTTCAGCGGCTCGAGAACATCCGGGCCGACCCCGCAGTCAGCATGATCGTCGACAATTACGAAGACGACTGGGACAAGCTGTGGTGGGTCCGGGCCAGCGGCTCCGCTCGAGTCATCGAGGCGGATACCGACGCGGGCACAGCAGCCATCGACGCTCTCGTGGCCAAGTACGGCCAGTACGCATCAGCGAGGCCTGACGGTCCCGTCATCGTGGTCGCGGGTCTGACCTGGCGTTCCTGGCGGGCTTCGTAG
- a CDS encoding GNAT family N-acetyltransferase translates to MTTTPPERIELDQLVIRRETDDDAQGVADAIASNISRLAPWMEWAVDSAASVDAQRSRIADAAVQWNSGSVYDYIVFDPSNNEVLGKIGIHRTAEDVLEIGYWLTGAAEGQGIATRASSALTMIAARMDGVSRVEIHCDAANARSQAVPERLGYRLDRVVDHPVTTSHQTGRQMIWIYDAAR, encoded by the coding sequence ATGACGACAACACCGCCCGAGCGCATCGAACTCGACCAACTCGTCATCCGACGCGAAACGGACGACGACGCTCAGGGCGTGGCCGACGCCATCGCGTCGAACATTTCGCGCTTGGCCCCATGGATGGAGTGGGCCGTCGACAGTGCTGCGAGCGTCGATGCGCAACGCAGCAGAATCGCCGACGCGGCGGTGCAGTGGAACTCGGGCAGTGTCTACGACTACATCGTCTTCGACCCGTCGAATAACGAGGTTCTGGGAAAAATCGGTATCCACCGAACGGCCGAAGACGTGCTCGAGATCGGGTACTGGCTCACCGGAGCTGCCGAGGGCCAAGGAATCGCGACGAGAGCCAGCTCGGCGCTAACGATGATCGCTGCCAGAATGGACGGGGTATCTCGCGTCGAAATCCATTGTGATGCAGCGAATGCGCGCAGCCAAGCGGTACCCGAGCGTTTGGGTTACCGCTTGGATCGCGTTGTCGATCACCCTGTCACTACATCGCACCAGACCGGGCGGCAGATGATCTGGATCTACGACGCCGCACGGTAG
- a CDS encoding IS110 family transposase, translated as MTSMTENLPDVSARIFVGVDTHKDTHHVALTDHLGRDLDDREFASTAAGVTELIAWITAAGTVERVGVEGTGSYGSTLATALHNAEVEVVDVDRPDRRARRAQGKSDPIDARSAARAALTGKATTTPKAHDGNVEAIRFLHNARHSCVKSRAEAITQLKSMIVNAPDRIRTELRDLTDAVLFATCRRFAPATHRVLTLDEAVQNALRTIAIRIDSLTTEERDLTKHIEALVAEHAPQLLARFGIGVNTAAQLLITVGDNPDRITTEAAFAHLCGVAPIQASSGRTHRHRLNRGGDRQANRALYIIALVRLRSDERTKRYRDRRLAEGKTPREIMRCLKRAIAREVFGLLVHPQHG; from the coding sequence ATGACCAGCATGACCGAAAACCTGCCCGATGTCAGCGCCCGCATCTTCGTCGGCGTCGACACTCATAAGGACACGCACCACGTCGCACTCACCGACCACCTCGGACGTGACCTCGACGACCGAGAGTTCGCCAGCACCGCTGCCGGTGTCACCGAGTTGATCGCCTGGATCACCGCGGCGGGCACTGTCGAACGTGTCGGAGTGGAAGGAACCGGAAGCTACGGATCGACGTTGGCGACCGCATTGCACAACGCCGAGGTAGAGGTCGTCGACGTCGACCGCCCTGACCGTCGTGCGCGCCGAGCCCAGGGCAAATCCGATCCGATCGATGCGCGTTCGGCCGCACGCGCTGCGCTGACCGGAAAAGCCACCACGACACCCAAAGCGCATGACGGCAATGTCGAAGCAATTCGTTTCCTGCACAACGCACGTCACTCCTGTGTGAAGTCGCGTGCCGAAGCAATCACCCAATTGAAGTCGATGATCGTCAACGCCCCCGACCGTATTCGCACCGAGCTTCGAGACCTCACCGATGCGGTCCTGTTCGCCACCTGTAGACGATTCGCGCCCGCTACCCACAGAGTTCTCACACTCGACGAAGCCGTGCAGAACGCGCTGCGAACGATTGCGATCCGAATCGACAGTTTGACCACCGAAGAACGCGACCTCACCAAACACATCGAAGCACTCGTCGCCGAACACGCACCCCAGCTCCTCGCTCGATTCGGCATCGGTGTCAACACCGCGGCTCAGTTGCTGATCACCGTCGGCGACAATCCGGATCGCATCACCACAGAAGCAGCCTTTGCGCACCTGTGCGGTGTCGCACCGATCCAGGCGTCCTCAGGTCGAACGCACCGACACCGACTCAACCGCGGAGGCGACCGTCAAGCCAACCGCGCTCTCTACATCATCGCCCTGGTCCGATTACGCAGCGACGAACGAACCAAGCGCTACCGCGACCGTCGACTGGCAGAAGGCAAAACACCACGCGAAATTATGCGCTGCCTCAAACGTGCCATAGCCCGCGAAGTATTCGGCCTACTTGTACACCCACAGCACGGTTGA
- a CDS encoding fatty acid desaturase has product MAISDIQEYTHLTEADIEALGAELDAIRRDVEDSRGERDARYIQRTIAFQRSLIVAGRLVLFASRKRPAWLLGSAMLGVGKIIENMELGHNVIHGQWDWMNDPEIHSSNWEWDNTCPSSGWKHSHNFTHHKYTNIVGLDNDVGYGVLRITRDQKWHPKYLGQPLVNALLATFFEWGVALHHLETDKLRTGEVKWEDKKEMAIDVLRKVGRQVGKDYILFPLLTGPAWKSTLTANATANFIRNYWTYGVIFCGHFPDGAEKFTLEEYETETQPEWYLRQMLGSANFRAGPVLAFMSGNLCYQIEHHLFPDLPSNRYAEISVKIRALCDKYDLPYTTGSLPHQYGQTLRTILKLSLPNRFLSATADDAPETSSELKFRIRGGMKEVFGVDPETGKRRGLRTALAMAGKHTAVRDHAVREH; this is encoded by the coding sequence ATGGCTATATCGGACATTCAGGAGTACACCCATCTGACCGAGGCGGATATCGAGGCCTTGGGTGCGGAATTGGACGCTATTCGGCGCGATGTGGAGGATTCACGAGGGGAACGGGACGCCCGATACATCCAACGGACCATTGCGTTCCAGCGTTCGTTGATCGTCGCGGGTCGACTGGTTCTGTTCGCGAGCAGGAAGCGCCCGGCGTGGTTGTTGGGTTCGGCGATGCTCGGGGTCGGCAAGATCATCGAGAACATGGAGCTGGGTCACAACGTCATTCACGGGCAATGGGATTGGATGAACGATCCGGAGATCCATTCCAGCAACTGGGAGTGGGACAACACCTGCCCGTCGTCCGGTTGGAAGCACTCGCACAACTTCACCCACCACAAGTACACCAACATCGTCGGCCTGGACAACGATGTCGGCTACGGTGTCCTGCGGATCACCCGCGACCAGAAGTGGCACCCCAAGTACCTCGGGCAGCCCCTGGTCAATGCACTTCTTGCGACGTTCTTCGAGTGGGGCGTCGCACTGCATCACCTCGAGACCGACAAGCTGCGTACCGGTGAGGTGAAGTGGGAAGACAAGAAGGAGATGGCGATCGATGTGCTCCGTAAGGTCGGCAGGCAGGTCGGCAAGGACTACATCCTCTTCCCGCTGCTGACCGGTCCGGCATGGAAATCGACGTTGACGGCCAATGCGACGGCGAACTTCATTCGCAACTACTGGACGTACGGCGTCATATTCTGTGGGCATTTCCCGGACGGGGCGGAGAAGTTCACGCTCGAGGAATACGAGACCGAGACTCAGCCGGAGTGGTATCTGCGTCAGATGTTGGGCAGCGCCAACTTCCGTGCCGGCCCCGTGCTCGCGTTCATGAGCGGCAACCTGTGCTACCAGATCGAGCACCACCTCTTCCCGGACCTGCCGAGCAATCGGTATGCCGAGATTTCGGTCAAGATTCGAGCTCTGTGCGACAAGTACGACCTGCCGTACACAACGGGATCGTTGCCGCACCAGTACGGCCAGACGCTCAGGACCATCCTCAAGCTCTCGCTCCCCAACCGGTTCCTCTCCGCGACCGCCGACGACGCACCCGAAACGTCCTCCGAGCTGAAGTTCCGCATCCGCGGCGGCATGAAGGAGGTGTTCGGCGTCGATCCGGAGACCGGCAAACGTCGTGGCCTGCGGACGGCACTCGCCATGGCAGGCAAGCACACCGCAGTACGGGACCACGCCGTACGGGAACACTGA
- the lysX gene encoding bifunctional lysylphosphatidylglycerol synthetase/lysine--tRNA ligase LysX, with protein MPPEHGPLRQVPHISGLVLGVFAVLVFLWSLSPALRVVIRVPREYVDNYYIDAPDTSLAWALVVGLTAAALASRKRIAWWFLTLYLVLVSLNNLSEDLNGKDANAWVALGVHIVILGILIAARKEFYTRVRRGAAWKALGVLILGAIVGTLVGWGLVALFPGTLPESQTFLWAFNRVTALATVDNEQFDGRPHGFVNTLLGLFGALALLAAVVTLFRSQRSSNALTGSDESALRGLLDKWGADDSLGYFATRRDKGVVFAPSGKAAVTYRVEVGVCLASGDPIGNPEAWPHAIEAWLELAEKYGWSPAVMGASENGATAFKRAGLNVLELGDEAILYTKQFNLSGREMRPVRQAVNRARNAGVTTSIRRHRDIPAQEMAEIIECADNWRDTETERGFSMALGRLGDPLDGDCLLVQARQDEKTVAVLSLAPWGRTGVSLDLMRRDPQSPNGVIELLVTDLATGGDQFGISKISLNFAVFRAVFEEGSRIGAGPVLRIWRSVLVFFSRWWQLEALYRSNLKYQPDWEPRYLCFADNRELPKVGIASAIAEGFLTLPSFRRASKHTGSHVAVPAALVGSEDIHADGSGPQGGGLDLRDDEQPRTGPKRPDQVRVRISKLERLTSEGIEGYPVAHPPTHSVAEALAAPQGTTVRIAGRILRIRDYGGVAFALIRDWTDDIQVLFDRAQVGDRMDSFDSDFDLGDLIEVSGVIGRSKKGEFSLLASDWRMNAKCLHPLPDKWKGLTDPESRVRQRYVDLAINRSARELMIARSNVVKSLRDSLSDRGYMEVETPILQQVHGGANAAPFITHINAYNLDLYLRIAPELYLKRLCVGGMDKVFEIGRVFRNEGADFKHNPEFTILEAYEAHSDYERAMVLCRELIQRAAVAAHGREIVLRPDGPNGEMIEIDISGEWPVKTLHGAVAEKLGIDVAPHTSLEDLQRICDENAIPYEKDWDAGAVAQGMYEHLVEDYTEFPTFYKDFPTSMSPLTRPHRSIPGVAEKWDLVAWGVELGTAYSELTDPVDQRQRLTEQSLLAAGGDEEAMSLDEDFLQALEYGMPPTGGLGMGVDRVVMLITGGSIRETLAFPLAKPRQ; from the coding sequence ATGCCGCCCGAACACGGCCCACTGCGGCAGGTTCCACACATTTCCGGGCTTGTCCTCGGAGTCTTCGCGGTACTCGTGTTCCTCTGGAGTCTCTCGCCCGCGCTGCGTGTGGTGATTCGCGTTCCCCGCGAGTACGTCGACAACTACTACATCGACGCGCCGGACACCTCGCTTGCTTGGGCGTTGGTCGTCGGCCTCACCGCGGCAGCCCTCGCGAGCCGCAAACGCATCGCATGGTGGTTCCTGACGCTGTATCTCGTACTCGTCTCGTTGAACAATCTGAGTGAAGATCTCAACGGCAAGGACGCCAACGCGTGGGTTGCGCTGGGCGTCCACATCGTCATTCTCGGCATCCTCATCGCAGCACGCAAAGAGTTCTACACACGGGTTCGGCGCGGTGCCGCGTGGAAAGCTCTCGGGGTCCTGATACTCGGCGCGATAGTCGGCACCCTCGTCGGGTGGGGTCTCGTCGCGCTGTTCCCCGGCACACTCCCGGAGAGTCAGACGTTCCTGTGGGCGTTCAACCGGGTCACCGCACTCGCGACGGTCGACAACGAGCAGTTCGACGGTCGCCCACACGGATTCGTCAACACCCTCCTGGGATTGTTCGGCGCACTCGCGTTGCTGGCTGCGGTCGTGACGCTGTTCCGCTCGCAGCGGTCGTCGAACGCACTGACCGGCAGCGACGAGTCCGCCCTTCGAGGCCTGCTCGACAAATGGGGAGCAGACGATTCGCTCGGATACTTCGCCACCCGCCGCGACAAGGGCGTCGTCTTCGCGCCGAGCGGAAAGGCCGCGGTGACGTATCGCGTCGAGGTCGGTGTCTGTCTTGCCAGCGGAGATCCCATCGGAAATCCCGAGGCCTGGCCACATGCCATCGAGGCCTGGCTGGAACTTGCCGAGAAGTACGGGTGGAGTCCAGCGGTCATGGGCGCCAGCGAAAACGGCGCAACGGCGTTCAAGCGCGCGGGACTCAACGTCCTCGAACTCGGCGACGAGGCCATCCTCTATACGAAGCAGTTCAACCTGAGTGGCCGCGAGATGCGTCCGGTTCGTCAAGCCGTCAACCGTGCCCGCAACGCCGGCGTCACGACATCGATCAGGCGCCACCGCGATATTCCGGCGCAAGAGATGGCCGAAATCATCGAGTGCGCGGACAATTGGCGCGATACCGAGACCGAGCGTGGATTCTCGATGGCCCTCGGCCGTCTCGGAGATCCACTCGACGGCGACTGCCTGCTCGTTCAGGCGCGGCAGGACGAGAAGACGGTGGCCGTTCTCTCGCTCGCGCCCTGGGGGCGCACCGGCGTCTCGCTCGATCTGATGCGACGTGACCCGCAGTCCCCCAACGGTGTCATCGAGCTGTTGGTGACGGACCTGGCGACCGGAGGTGACCAGTTCGGCATTTCCAAGATTTCCCTGAACTTCGCCGTGTTCCGTGCTGTCTTCGAAGAGGGAAGCCGCATCGGGGCTGGTCCAGTGCTGCGGATTTGGCGTTCGGTGCTCGTGTTCTTCTCTCGCTGGTGGCAGTTGGAGGCGCTGTATCGCTCCAACCTGAAATACCAACCCGACTGGGAACCGAGGTACCTCTGCTTCGCCGACAATCGCGAGCTCCCCAAGGTCGGTATCGCATCGGCGATCGCAGAGGGATTCCTGACGCTCCCCAGCTTCCGGCGCGCCAGTAAGCACACCGGCAGCCATGTCGCGGTGCCCGCAGCTCTCGTCGGGAGCGAAGACATCCATGCGGACGGCAGCGGACCGCAAGGCGGTGGCCTGGATCTGCGCGACGACGAGCAGCCGCGGACCGGTCCCAAGCGTCCCGATCAGGTGCGAGTGCGCATCTCCAAGCTGGAACGTCTGACCAGTGAGGGCATCGAGGGCTATCCCGTCGCGCATCCCCCGACGCATTCCGTCGCCGAGGCACTCGCCGCACCGCAGGGCACGACAGTTCGGATTGCGGGCAGAATACTGCGAATTCGCGACTACGGAGGCGTCGCGTTCGCCCTGATTCGAGACTGGACCGACGACATCCAGGTGCTCTTCGACCGCGCACAGGTCGGCGACAGGATGGACAGCTTCGACTCCGACTTCGACCTCGGCGATCTCATCGAGGTCAGCGGAGTCATCGGTCGCAGCAAGAAGGGCGAGTTCTCGCTGCTCGCGTCGGATTGGCGAATGAACGCCAAGTGTCTGCACCCCCTGCCGGACAAATGGAAGGGGCTGACCGATCCGGAGTCGCGTGTCCGTCAGCGATACGTGGATCTCGCGATCAACCGCAGTGCGCGTGAGTTGATGATCGCGCGCAGCAATGTCGTGAAGTCCCTGCGTGATTCGCTGTCCGATCGCGGCTACATGGAGGTCGAGACCCCGATCCTGCAGCAGGTGCACGGTGGCGCCAACGCAGCGCCGTTCATCACTCACATCAATGCCTACAACCTCGACCTGTACCTGCGCATCGCCCCGGAGCTGTACTTGAAGCGGCTGTGTGTCGGCGGAATGGACAAGGTCTTCGAGATCGGCCGAGTGTTCCGCAACGAGGGAGCTGACTTCAAACACAACCCGGAGTTCACGATCCTCGAGGCGTACGAGGCGCACAGTGACTACGAACGCGCAATGGTGCTGTGCCGCGAGCTTATTCAGAGGGCGGCCGTGGCGGCACATGGACGCGAGATCGTCCTGCGGCCCGACGGTCCCAACGGCGAGATGATCGAGATCGACATCTCCGGCGAGTGGCCCGTCAAGACACTGCACGGAGCCGTAGCGGAGAAGCTCGGCATCGATGTCGCGCCGCACACCTCCCTCGAGGACCTGCAACGCATCTGCGACGAGAACGCTATTCCGTACGAAAAGGATTGGGATGCTGGGGCGGTCGCACAGGGAATGTACGAGCACCTGGTCGAGGACTACACCGAGTTCCCGACGTTCTACAAGGACTTCCCGACGTCGATGTCGCCGCTGACCAGACCACACCGGTCCATCCCCGGCGTCGCCGAGAAGTGGGACCTCGTCGCCTGGGGGGTCGAACTCGGCACCGCCTACAGCGAGCTGACCGACCCGGTCGATCAACGCCAGCGTCTTACCGAGCAGTCGCTGCTCGCCGCAGGCGGCGACGAGGAAGCGATGTCGCTCGACGAGGACTTCCTCCAGGCGCTCGAATACGGCATGCCGCCGACCGGCGGCCTCGGTATGGGCGTCGACCGCGTCGTCATGCTCATCACGGGAGGCAGCATCCGGGAGACCCTCGCGTTCCCGCTCGCCAAACCGCGACAGTAG
- a CDS encoding alpha/beta hydrolase: MFHMKQRPHSTLQPPGRFLTVDGLETHVVVTGAGPTVVLCGGLGGNWFDWDDCARILSAFHTVVVFDRPGFGLSEPFPHGTTPTVAGEAHRILGVLDALELTTPAVVVGHSLAGFYAEAFARIEPERTAGVLLLDSSAERDPWAVIPKRIRVAAAYGLAKVSTASGMQRLLATTSRRILNQSIPPDGIPIETYDWIEQIYRTPSYLEAALVENFVYPDMAAELNTIRRRTSMHQKTLPVTVAAAHTGRRTPWGRAWLNKQRRLARYLDAKFTVVDGAHHHAMIDQPTVVAGLIAELV; the protein is encoded by the coding sequence ATGTTTCACATGAAACAACGGCCTCACTCGACTCTGCAGCCGCCGGGCCGCTTCCTGACGGTCGACGGGCTCGAGACTCATGTCGTGGTCACCGGCGCCGGCCCGACGGTGGTGCTGTGTGGCGGTTTGGGAGGCAACTGGTTCGACTGGGACGACTGCGCCCGCATTCTGTCGGCATTTCACACGGTCGTCGTATTCGACCGACCCGGGTTCGGACTCAGTGAACCGTTCCCGCACGGGACGACACCGACCGTCGCCGGTGAAGCACACCGCATCCTCGGGGTCCTCGACGCGCTGGAGCTGACGACGCCTGCTGTCGTCGTCGGGCATTCTCTTGCCGGTTTCTATGCGGAGGCGTTCGCTCGGATCGAGCCCGAGCGGACGGCGGGGGTGCTGCTGCTCGATTCGAGTGCCGAGCGCGACCCGTGGGCTGTGATCCCGAAACGAATACGCGTCGCTGCGGCCTACGGCCTTGCAAAGGTGTCGACCGCGAGCGGCATGCAACGACTCCTGGCCACTACCTCCAGGAGAATTCTGAACCAGTCGATCCCACCCGACGGAATCCCGATCGAGACGTACGACTGGATCGAGCAGATCTACCGCACACCGTCGTACCTGGAAGCTGCCCTCGTCGAGAACTTCGTCTATCCGGATATGGCGGCCGAACTGAACACGATCCGGCGTCGGACGTCCATGCACCAGAAGACTCTGCCCGTGACCGTTGCAGCCGCACATACCGGGCGCCGGACCCCGTGGGGACGTGCGTGGCTGAACAAACAGCGACGTCTTGCGCGCTACCTCGATGCGAAGTTCACCGTGGTGGACGGCGCACATCACCACGCGATGATCGATCAACCCACCGTGGTCGCAGGGCTGATCGCCGAACTGGTGTGA